A window of the Cutaneotrichosporon cavernicola HIS019 DNA, chromosome: 6 genome harbors these coding sequences:
- a CDS encoding uncharacterized protein (Maltose acetyltransferase): MAPPPFPPGPGQSADQFNNMVAGRAYNGDAYLQALLHRTAALLAEANATISTPDRQKAFAKFIDFRKGDRKGSYIMSPFMCEYGFNISIGDDCFIGPNNTWLDVAPIHIGHRTMIAANTQIYTPSHPILPEERNGLRGPEWAKPITIGDDCWIGGGVIICPGVTIGNGVTVGAGSVVTKDVEDRVVVAGNPARVIKKLPPVGESIDGNYKPVGGDYPKPHLNGVKAEGENGEARSEPTSPLVRPVQL, translated from the exons ATGGCACCaccccccttccctcccgGTCCCGGCCAGTCGGCCGACCAGTTCAACAACATGGTCGCCGGGCGCGCCTACAACGGCGACGCCTACCTCCAGGCTCTGCTACACCGCACGGCCGCCCTCCTTGCTGAGGCGAATGCAACCATCAGCACCCCAGACCGGCAGAAGGCGTTTGCCAAGTTTATTGATTTCCGCAAGGGCGACCGCAAGGGCTCGTACATCATGTCGCCGTTCATGTGCGAATAC GGCTTCAACATCTCGATTGGGGACGACTGTTTCATCGGCCCCAACAACACTtggctcgacgtcgccccGATCCACATCGGCCACAGAACCATGATCGCAGCCAACACCCAGATCTACACTCCTTCGCATCCCATCTTACCAGAGGAACGGAATGGCCTCCGTGGGCCCGAGTGGGCTAAGCCCATCACGATCGGGGACGACTGCTGGATCGGCGGCGGAGTCATCATCTGTCCTGGAGTGACTATCGGTAATGGGGTTACAGTTGGGGCCGGCAGTGTTGTAACgaaggacgtcgaggaccgcgTAGTCGTCGCTGGCAACCCTGCTAGGGTTATCAAAAAGTTGCCGCCTGTAGGTGAGAGCATCGACGGTAACTACAAGCCTGTTGGAGGCGATTACCCCAAACCCCACCTCAATGGGGTTAAGGCTGAAGGAGAGAACGGCGAGGCAAGGAGCGAACCCACGTCGCCATTGGTCAGACCAGTACAGCTCTAG